A stretch of the Uranotaenia lowii strain MFRU-FL chromosome 3, ASM2978415v1, whole genome shotgun sequence genome encodes the following:
- the LOC129753231 gene encoding uncharacterized protein LOC129753231: MSTSDMDQDRYKQQLCSRRTTLLASLSRANMFIQDYEAERDMLEVALRLENLDVLQQNLEEVQTKLEDIEESDEGRVRNLGYRSKFEPLFFRIKAFLLSKLPPTTNLTNNLPQPSAGSSTLSGLKLPTISLPTFSGDYQDWLAFHDTFYALIHVNPEVSIIQKFHYLKSALQGEAGQLIESIGISAGNYNLAWDCLVKRYANEYLLKKRHIQALIECPTMKIESAATLHNVVDNFDRHVSVLGQLGEPVLEWSSILEHLLCNRLHGETLKAWEDYASTLEIPTYASLIEFLHRRMRVLESISVNQCHTQTSRPFSTNDHDRNLPINMSSNAALEMYQFKCYACEERHPLMKCFTFQRKPIAEKMKIVNDKRLCLNCFRSDHLARNCNSKFSCRICGSRHHTFIHEAFPNNPTHISYISRNNSNHQSNAAVHVSQTSAQSITSQIPTDSTHTTDTAPSSIQLSLPLHSRDKNVFMLTAVVLVVDRYGREHYCRALLDSASQPNIITERMAQILRLHRKKVNVMIHGVGENPQCASDTVFTQIRSRRENFEMDVEFLVLEKITSKLPARDIQITDWNLPKDIFMADPYFHKSAGIDMIVGNEHFFSCFKTGAKIFLSDSLPLLVDSAFGWLVSGAANIQHRVQPLEQFSVTMASLVSLEESLERFWSIEELPSRQIYSEEELACEKYFVETTSRAPDGRYVVRLPRSTHFEEMVGQSEDTAFRRFKALEHRLNSDPELKKEYHQFMKEYIDLGHMREITRKEASEIKGYFLPHHHVIKESSTTTKIRVVFDASAKTSYGYSLNDALLVGPVIQDELIASILRFRTYPVAIVADIEKMYRQILLHPHDSRFQRIFWRFSTQHPISIFELNTVTYGMGPSSFLATRCLSQLIEDEGHKYPLAALVAKKGFYMDDFMGGAQTVESAIQLTKQLNALMLKGGFVLRKYASNKLEVLQMLNDDQIGVSSRLRFDKNERIKTLGISWEPQTDMFASDIKLSCKHERITKRLILSGVAQLFDPLGLIAPIVIRGKMLLQNLWLQSCGWDDEVSNDVQLVWRNFVDELKLLSEYKIPRYAFLPDAIVQLHTFADASESAYGACIYARSMNAKGEISVHLLAAKSRVAPLKTVTLPRLELCSAQLGAKLHAKVAESLQTTISSSFFWSDSTVTLQWISSPPSSLKTFVGNRVSAIQNMTKPSQWHHVAGSQNPADYVSRGMDVPRFLSSTVWRQGPEWLSKPEEFWPHERIPDYPESGEERRKLLVAVASTELKHSQFFSLYYSYTHLKRITALCLRFIRNCRSKARTQPSGDASDVHLSPTVEELDIAEMVLVKLAQSEGFENEITLLKKGSYVPKQSPIRLLNPLVDEKGILRVGGRLKLADQPYVTRHPILLPNFHPLARMLAIHYHLKFIHGGGRLTLSNMRELFWPINGRRLVRSVIRGCWRCTRASPVPACQQVGQLPEPRVRPARPFTVTGVDYAGPLYLRPVHKRAGPSKAYISVFVCFATKAVHLELVSDLSTQRFLCAFRRFISRRGRPTDMYSDNGKNFEGANNELIQMLSWYQDETQGCIVQSAAADEGISWHWSPPRAPHFGGLWEAAVKVAKRHLYRQLGNIRLSFEDMVTVLTEIEAAMNSRPLVPMSEDPNDLSCLTPAHFLIGSTMHALQEPDLTSFPDNNLDHYQSLQKAVQQFWHHWRLEYLQELQRSTKYNAPNKEIVPGRLVVIVDEFQHPTKWQLGRITSIHPGPDQLTRVVSLKTARGFTKRAINQICLLPCDPMEYPDSTTTSAKNTTQEGERNNM, from the coding sequence ATGTCAACGTCCGACATGGATCAGGATCGTTATAAGCAGCAACTCTGCTCTAGAAGGACGACCCTGCTGGCGTCGTTAAGCCGTGCTAACATGTTCATTCAGGACTACGAAGCTGAACGGGACATGCTCGAGGTTGCCCTGCGATTGGAGAACCTGGACGTGCTACAACAGAATCTCGAGGAAGTGCAGACGAAATTGGAAGACATAGAAGAAAGCGACGAAGGCCGGGTGAGAAACTTGGGATatcgttcaaaatttgaacctcTCTTCTTTCGAATTAAAGCATTTCTCCTATCCAAACTTCCGCCAACAACTAATTTGACTAATAATCTGCCTCAACCCTCTGCCGGATCCTCCACTCTTTCGGGACTCAAACTTCCAACCATATCCTTGCCGACGTTTTCCGGGGACTATCAAGACTGGTTAGCCTTCCATGATACGTTTTATGCGCTTATTCACGTCAACCCAGAGGTTTCAATTATTCAGAAATTCCATTACCTCAAATCTGCGCTCCAAGGGGAAGCTGGTCAACTTATTGAATCCATCGGAATAAGCGCTGGAAATTACAACTTAGCTTGGGACTGTCTGGTAAAGCGATATGCAAATGAGTACCTTCTGAAGAAGCGTCACATACAGGCGTTAATAGAGTGTCCAACAATGAAAATTGAATCTGCAGCTACTTTACACAACGTCGTTGACAACTTTGATAGACACGTCAGTGTCTTAGGGCAGCTAGGCGAACCTGTATTAGAATGGAGCAGTATATTAGAACATCTGTTATGTAACCGTCTTCATGGTGAAACGTTGAAAGCGTGGGAAGATTATGCTTCTACTCTGGAAATCCCTACCTACGCGTCTCTTATTGAGTTTCTCCATCGTCGTATGCGAGTTTTGGAATCTATTTCTGTAAACCAATGCCACACCCAAACTTCTCGTCCATTCTCCACTAACGATCATGATCGCAATCTACCAATAAACATGTCGTCCAATGCTGCTCTTGAAATGTACCAGTTCAAATGTTACGCCTGTGAAGAACGCCATCCATTAATGAAATGTTTTACGTTCCAAAGAAAACCTATcgctgaaaaaatgaaaatcgtcAATGACAAGCGCTTGTGCCTAAACTGTTTCCGATCAGACCACTTGGCTAGGAATTGTAACTCGAAATTTAGCTGTCGGATTTGTGGGAGTCGTCACCATACCTTCATTCACGAAGCATTCCCCAACAACCCAACCCATATCAGTTATATTTCCCGGAATAATTCTAACCATCAAAGTAATGCTGCTGTACATGTTTCACAAACTTCTGCTCAAAGTATCACCAGCCAGATTCCCACCGATAGCACACATACAACTGATACAGCCCCTTCCTCCATCCAATTAAGCCTCCCTCTTCATAGTCGTGATAAAAACGTGTTTATGCTAACTGCAGTCGTGTTGGTTGTTGACCGTTATGGTAGAGAACATTATTGTAGAGCGCTCCTAGATTCCGCTTCTCAGCCCAACATAATCACTGAACGAATGGCCCAAATACTCCGTCTGCAccgcaaaaaggtaaatgtcATGATACATGGTGTAGGGGAGAATCCGCAGTGTGCCAGTGATACGGTATTTACCCAAATTAGATCACgtcgagaaaattttgaaatggatgTGGAGTTTTTGGTGTTGGAGAAGATCACGTCTAAGCTGCCTGCTCGTGATATCCAGATAACTGATTGGAATTTACCAAAGGATATTTTTATGGCTGATCCGTATTTCCATAAAAGTGCTGGCATCGATATGATTGTCGGAAATGAGCATTTTTTCTCATGCTTCAAAACTGGTGCGAAAATATTCTTGTCTGATTCACTACCACTATTGGTGGATAGCGCATTCGGGTGGCTAGTATCTGGAGCAGCCAATATTCAGCATAGGGTACAACCGTTAGAACAGTTTTCCGTAACGATGGCATCTTTAGTCAGCTTGGAGGAATCACTAGAGCGTTTTTGGTCAATAGAAGAGCTACCCAGCCGTCAAATTTATTCTGAAGAGGAGCTCGCTTGTGAGAAATACTTTGTGGAAACTACATCCAGAGCTCCTGATGGTCGATATGTGGTTCGTTTGCCTCGTAGTACGCACTTTGAGGAGATGGTCGGACAATCTGAGGACACGGCCTTTCGTCGGTTCAAAGCCCTTGAACATCGGTTGAATAGCGACCCAGAGCTGAAAAAAGAATACCATCAGTTCATGAAGGAATATATTGATCTGGGTCATATGCGTGAGATTACTCGAAAAGAAGCGTCCGAAATTAAAGGTTATTTCCTGCCTCATCATCACGTTATTAAGGAGTCCAGTACTACCACAAAGATTCGGGTTGTGTTCGATGCTTCAGCGAAAACTTCCTACGGATACTCTTTGAACGATGCACTGTTAGTTGGTCCAGTCATACAAGACGAGCTCATAGCTTCTATTTTGCGTTTTCGGACCTACCCGGTAGCAATTGTAGctgatattgaaaaaatgtatcgGCAAATTCTTCTACATCCTCATGACTCACGTTTTCAGCGAATATTTTGGCGTTTTAGTACCcagcacccaatttccatttttgagCTCAACACTGTGACCTATGGAATGGGTCCATCCTCCTTCCTTGCAACACGTTGTCTGTCGCAGCTCATCGAAGATGAAGGTCATAAATATCCTCTAGCAGCTCTTGTTGccaaaaaaggtttttatatGGATGATTTCATGGGAGGAGCTCAAACTGTTGAATCCGCAATCCAGCTCACGAAACAACTGAACGCTTTGATGTTAAAAGGTGGCTTTGTTTTGCGTAAATATGCATCGAATAAACTAGAGGTTCTTCAAATGCTTAACGATGATCAGATTGGAGTAAGTTCCCGGCTACGGTTCGACAAAAACGAGAGAATCAAAACTCTAGGCATTTCTTGGGAACCTCAAACTGATATGTTTGCTAGCGATATAAAGCTGAGTTGTAAGCATGAACGCATCACTAAACGACTCATACTATCTGGAGTTGCTCAGCTATTCGATCCCTTGGGTTTGATTGCCCCTATCGTAATCCGTGGGAAGATGCTTCTTCAGAACTTGTGGTTGCAATCATGTGGTTGGGATGATGAAGTTTCGAATGATGTGCAATTAGTGTGGAGAAATTTCGTCGATGAACTAAAACTGCTATCTGAATACAAGATTCCGCGATACGCGTTTCTTCCAGATGCGATTGTGCAACTTCACACTTTTGCAGATGCCTCTGAGTCAGCTTATGGAGCATGCATTTATGCTCGATCGATGAATGCAAAGGGAGAAATTTCCGTCCATCTCTTAGCTGCGAAGTCACGTGTGGCTCCGCTTAAAACAGTTACTTTGCCAAGGCTAGAACTTTGTTCGGCCCAACTCGGTGCTAAATTGCACGCAAAAGTAGCTGAATCACTCCAAACAACAATAAGCTCCTCGTTCTTTTGGTCTGACTCAACAGTCACCTTGCAGTGGATCAGTTCACCGCCAAGCTCGTTAAAAACATTTGTGGGCAATAGAGTTTCAGCAATACAAAATATGACGAAACCCTCTCAGTGGCATCACGTAGCAGGATCTCAAAACCCAGCTGATTATGTGTCTCGAGGGATGGATGTTCCAAGATTCCTGTCCAGCACTGTATGGAGACAAGGTCCTGAATGGTTATCTAAGCCGGAGGAGTTTTGGCCGCATGAAAGGATTCCCGATTACCCTGAAAGTGGAGAAGAACGTCGAAAATTATTAGTAGCTGTTGCTTCAACTGAACTTAaacattctcaatttttttcattgtactaTTCATACACTCACCTCAAACGCATCACAGCTTTGTGTTTGCGATTCATTCGTAACTGTCGATCTAAAGCAAGAACACAACCATCGGGTGATGCATCGGATGTGCACTTGAGTCCCACTGTTGAGGAACTTGATATCGCTGAAATGGTACTAGTTAAATTGGCACAGTCTGaaggttttgaaaatgaaattaccCTGTTAAAAAAAGGCTCTTATGTCCCAAAGCAGTCACCAATTCGTCTTTTGAATCCACTTGTCGACGAAAAAGGCATTCTAAGAGTGGGAGGGAGGTTGAAATTGGCAGATCAACCCTATGTTACCAGGCATCCTATCCTACTTCCAAATTTCCATCCCCTTGCCCGTATGCTTGCCATTCATTACCATCTCAAATTCATTCATGGTGGTGGCCGGCTCACTTTGTCCAACATGAGAGAACTATTCTGGCCTATAAATGGACGACGCCTAGTACGGAGTGTCATACGAGGATGTTGGAGATGCACCCGAGCAAGTCCCGTTCCAGCATGTCAGCAAGTCGGTCAGCTTCCGGAGCCACGTGTAAGACCTGCCCGCCCATTTACGGTTACCGGGGTGGATTATGCTGGACCTCTGTACCTGAGACCAGTTCACAAGCGAGCCGGGCCATCGAAGGCCTACATCAGCGTGTTCGTCTGTTTTGCCACCAAGGCCGTGCATTTGGAGTTGGTCAGTGACCTGTCGACTCAAAGGTTCCTGTGTGCATTTCGACGTTTCATTTCGCGACGTGGGCGCCCAACTGATATGTATTCGGATAACGGCAAGAATTTTGAAGGCGCAAATAACGAGCTTATCCAAATGCTTTCTTGGTATCAGGACGAAACGCAGGGTTGTATCgttcaatcagcagcagcagacgAGGGTATTTCCTGGCATTGGAGTCCACCTAGAGCTCCTCATTTTGGGGGGTTGTGGGAAGCTGCGGTGAAAGTAGCAAAGAGACATCTCTATAGGCAATTAGGAAACATCCGGTTATCTTTCGAGGACATGGTGACGGTGTTAACTGAGATCGAAGCAGCCATGAATTCACGTCCTCTGGTACCAATGTCAGAAGACCCAAATGACTTGTCTTGTTTGACACCAGCGCATTTTCTGATCGGTTCTACAATGCATGCACTCCAAGAACCGGATCTGACGTCTTTCCCTGATAACAATTTGGACCACTATCAATCTCTGCAAAAGGCTGTGCAGCAATTTTGGCATCACTGGCGGCTGGAGTACCTGCAAGAATTGCAACGTTCTACAAAATATAATGCACCGAACAAGGAAATTGTACCTGGACGTCTTGTGGTAATTGTTGACGAATTTCAGCATCCAACCAAATGGCAGTTAGGGAGAATCACCAGCATCCACCCGGGTCCGGACCAGTTGACTCGGGTTGTGTCTCTAAAAACCGCTCGTGGATTCACAAAACGTGCTATCAACCAGATTTGTTTACTTCCCTGTGATCCGATGGAATATCCAGATTCTACAACGACGTCAGCGAAGAACACTACTCAAGAAGGAGAACGCAACAATATGTGA
- the LOC129750840 gene encoding DDB1- and CUL4-associated factor 12 homolog, which translates to MSKTVRRPTAGIHPSCYQPARLEERRNNARKLRQERRRKPDKPDDFVTYEDSDSEEETPAQQHQILSTSFNFVDYIRSRESDLREERTMDPAYASRHILTHDMFKETPISLGNINKVFCSQWLSNRQVVFGTKCNKLMVYDVNTRKVDAIPTLPNSRGASPDTQSGIHACQINPSHSLLATGARHSADIAIYRLPTLDPLCIGENAHRDWVFDMCWLDDQFLVSGSRDTKLALWRINEDTMEFPVAKEGEEQETVPTYAHISPISVKECRGAQKIRAICFNKEYRELALLSLNGYMHLFNAETFSQKMSRKLPNCQENVCIACQPNGLYAVGCRSYTLLLDPRTLQPVKKIASRYSGCGIRSASFQGNILTIGTGLGMLMFYDIRAGKYLESQTSASRTVVLKASRGYVAQFPEEEMDNFQQIKYVPAIYTHCYDGSGTRLFTAGGPLPATLIGNYAGIWQ; encoded by the exons ATGTCAAAAACGGTGCGAAGACCCACGGCAGGAATTCATCCCAGCTGCTATCAGCCTGCTCGATTGGAGGAGCGTCGGAACAATGCCCGGAAGCTACGGCAGGAGCGGCGACGGAAGCCGGATAAACCGGATGATTTCGTGACCTATGAGGATAGCGACAGCGAAGAGGAAACTCCGGCCCAGCAGCACCAGATACTGAGCACTTCGTTCAACTTTGTCGATTACATCCGCAGCCGGGAGTCAGATCTGCGGGAGGAACGAACCATGGACCCAGCGTACGCCAGCCGACACATTTTGACGCACGATATGTTTAAGGAGACGCCCATCTCGCTCGGGAACATCAACAAAGTATTCTGCTCCCAGTGGCTCAGCAATCGACAG GTTGTTTTCGGAACCAAGTGCAACAAGCTAATGGTCTATGACGTGAACACCCGAAAGGTCGATGCTATCCCAACGTTGCCAAACAGCCGCGGCGCAAGTCCGGACACTCAGTCCGGAATCCACGCCTGTCAAATCAACCCAAGTCACAGCTTGCTGGCAACGGGAGCCCGACATTCTGCTGATATTGCCATCTACCGGCTACCAACCCTGGATCCACTTTGCATAGGTGAAAACGCCCACCGAGACTGGGTCTTCGATATGTGCTGGTTGGATGATCAGTTTCTGGTATCGGGATCACGCGATACCAAACTGGCACTGTGGCGGATCAACGAGGATACGATGGAGTTTCCGGTAGCCAAGGAAGGCGAAGAGCAGGAAACGGTACCAACATATGCTCACATTTCACCCATATCGGTCAAAGAGTGCCGGGGTGCTCAGAAGATTCGGGCAATCTGTTTCAACAAGGAATATCGCGAGCTGGCACTGCTTTCCTTGAACGGCTACATGCATCTGTTCAATGCTGAAACTTTCTCGCAGAAAATGTCCCGAAAGCTACCCAACTGTCAGGAAAACGTTTGCATCGCTTGCCAACCTAATGGTTTATACGCCGTGGGTTGCCGGTCTTATACGTTGCTACTGGATCCCCGTACTTTACAG CCCGTTAAGAAGATCGCCTCACGCTACAGTGGGTGCGGCATTCGATCGGCAAGCTTTCAAGGTAACATTTTGACCATTGGAACTGGTCTGGGTATGCTTATGTTCTACGACATCCGAGCCGGAAAGTATCTCGAATCGCAAACCAGTGCATCGCGCACGGTTGTACTCAAAGCCAGCCGAGGATATGTC GCACAATTCCCAGAAGAGGAGATGGATAATTTCCAGCAAATTAAGTACGTTCCGGCTATTTACACGCACTGCTACGATGGCAGTGGTACAAGACTGTTCACGGCTGGAGGCCCCCTGCCGGCGACACTCATAGGAAACTATGCGGGAATTTGGCAATAA
- the LOC129750842 gene encoding structure-specific endonuclease subunit SLX1 homolog isoform X2 gives MVMIIHGFPNNISALRFEWAWQQPKVSRRLKAIPELQKKQRKESNLEYNFRILTEMLRIGPWNRLPLTVRWLADEYHREFEIGKVPPMHMPISFGRIKKVRKKGNASEQTDKTRRRQKKTTATGKKCEEPGADRLAIAVSSNNGKSKNSKSKHITVNYDYDVDEYDLIVMGGGATEEEAAEAEPAQGSSRNEGIAEADGANHDIIISSDDDQEDEHEHQQQSLADCCTICQGSIRVFSEQEDDGQGSCSSSDFPLRCIQSSCRLICHIECLASRCLEPGQYVPVAGKCPICDSYFLWGDLIRKANGCSDLVQDLDNTTVLEVDDVSDSDVE, from the exons ATGGTAATGATAATTCATGGTTTCCCGAACAACATCTCGGCGCTCAGG TTTGAATGGGCCTGGCAACAGCCCAAGGTATCCAGGCGGCTCAAAGCCATTCCAGAACTGCAGAAAAAGCAGCGCAAAGAAAGCAACCTGGAGTACAACTTTCGCATACTCACCGAGATGCTCCGGATCGGTCCCTGGAATCGATTACCGCTGACGGTGCGCTGGCTGGCCGACGAGTATCATCGCGAGTTTGAG ATAGGGAAGGTGCCACCCATGCATATGCCAATTAGCTTCGGACGCATCAAGAAAGTTCGTAAAAAGGGAAACGCCAGCGAACAAACAGACAAGACGAGAAGACGGCAAAAGAAGACGACGGCAACAGGGAAGAAATGTGAAGAACCTGGGGCCGACCGGTTGGCGATTGCCGTTTCATCGAATAATGGCAAATCAAAGAATAGTAAAAGTAAACACATTACCGTTAATTACGATTATGATGTGGACGAGTATGACCTGATTGTGATGGGCGGTGGAGCGACGGAAGAAGAAGCGGCAGAAGCAGAACCCGCTCAGGGAAGTTCGCGGAATGAGGGCATAGCTGAGGCCGATGGTGCTAATCATGATATAATCATTAGTTCGGATGACGATCAAGAAGACGAGCACGAGCACCAGCAGCAATCACTGGCCGATTGTTGTACGATTTGTCAGGGATCCATTCGCGTTTTTTCTGAGCAAGAAGATGATGGGCAAGGTAGCTGCAGCAGCAGTGATTTTCCGTTGCGGTGTATTCAGTCGAGCTGTCGATTGATTTGTCACATTGAGTGCCTGGCGAGCCGGTGTCTGGAACCAGGTCAATATGTCCCTGTTGCCGGGAAGTGTCCCATTTGCGACAGCTACTTTCTGTGGGGAGATTTGATTCGGAAAGCAAATGGGTGCAGTGATCTGGTACAGGATCTAGACAATACCACTGTCCTTGAGGTGGATGATGTTTCCGATAGTGATGTTGAATAA
- the LOC129750842 gene encoding structure-specific endonuclease subunit SLX1 homolog isoform X1 — protein MQEIEDFYGVYLLVSKSPISKFAGRTYIGYTVDPNRRIKQHNAGQDKGGAKRTSNRGPWVMVMIIHGFPNNISALRFEWAWQQPKVSRRLKAIPELQKKQRKESNLEYNFRILTEMLRIGPWNRLPLTVRWLADEYHREFEIGKVPPMHMPISFGRIKKVRKKGNASEQTDKTRRRQKKTTATGKKCEEPGADRLAIAVSSNNGKSKNSKSKHITVNYDYDVDEYDLIVMGGGATEEEAAEAEPAQGSSRNEGIAEADGANHDIIISSDDDQEDEHEHQQQSLADCCTICQGSIRVFSEQEDDGQGSCSSSDFPLRCIQSSCRLICHIECLASRCLEPGQYVPVAGKCPICDSYFLWGDLIRKANGCSDLVQDLDNTTVLEVDDVSDSDVE, from the exons ATGCAAGAGATAGAAGATTTCTACGGTGTTTATCTTCTGGTCAGTAAAAGCCCCATCTCGAAGTTTGCCGGTAGAACATACATTGGTTACACAGTTGATCCGAATCGGCGCATCAAGCAGCATAATGCTGGCCAGGACAAGGGAGGTGCCAAACGGACGTCCAATCGGGGTCCTTG GGTAATGGTAATGATAATTCATGGTTTCCCGAACAACATCTCGGCGCTCAGG TTTGAATGGGCCTGGCAACAGCCCAAGGTATCCAGGCGGCTCAAAGCCATTCCAGAACTGCAGAAAAAGCAGCGCAAAGAAAGCAACCTGGAGTACAACTTTCGCATACTCACCGAGATGCTCCGGATCGGTCCCTGGAATCGATTACCGCTGACGGTGCGCTGGCTGGCCGACGAGTATCATCGCGAGTTTGAG ATAGGGAAGGTGCCACCCATGCATATGCCAATTAGCTTCGGACGCATCAAGAAAGTTCGTAAAAAGGGAAACGCCAGCGAACAAACAGACAAGACGAGAAGACGGCAAAAGAAGACGACGGCAACAGGGAAGAAATGTGAAGAACCTGGGGCCGACCGGTTGGCGATTGCCGTTTCATCGAATAATGGCAAATCAAAGAATAGTAAAAGTAAACACATTACCGTTAATTACGATTATGATGTGGACGAGTATGACCTGATTGTGATGGGCGGTGGAGCGACGGAAGAAGAAGCGGCAGAAGCAGAACCCGCTCAGGGAAGTTCGCGGAATGAGGGCATAGCTGAGGCCGATGGTGCTAATCATGATATAATCATTAGTTCGGATGACGATCAAGAAGACGAGCACGAGCACCAGCAGCAATCACTGGCCGATTGTTGTACGATTTGTCAGGGATCCATTCGCGTTTTTTCTGAGCAAGAAGATGATGGGCAAGGTAGCTGCAGCAGCAGTGATTTTCCGTTGCGGTGTATTCAGTCGAGCTGTCGATTGATTTGTCACATTGAGTGCCTGGCGAGCCGGTGTCTGGAACCAGGTCAATATGTCCCTGTTGCCGGGAAGTGTCCCATTTGCGACAGCTACTTTCTGTGGGGAGATTTGATTCGGAAAGCAAATGGGTGCAGTGATCTGGTACAGGATCTAGACAATACCACTGTCCTTGAGGTGGATGATGTTTCCGATAGTGATGTTGAATAA